DNA from Pelobacter propionicus DSM 2379:
GCGGGAGGGCCGAGGATGTCATCCAGATTCCCCGTCTGGACGAGGACATGGACCCGCTGCTGCTCTCCGTGCCGCTGCAGCTTCTGGCCTACCATGTGGCGGTGCTCAAGGGTACCGACGTTGACCAGCCGCGCAACCTGGCCAAATCGGTGACGGTTGAGTAGGCCGGGAGGAATCGTTGGTGCTGGTGATTCGCCACAATAACGTGGAAACTGAAATGGCTGCCGGAGTATTGGCAGCCATTTTCCGTGTGGCACCGCCTATTTCATGGAGGCCTTGATCTTTTTCATCTCCGCCACCACCGCTTCATGGAAGAAGCAGTCCGCGTACGCGTTCCAGTCGAATGTGGCAGCGCTCTTTCTGATGTATTCCGCCACCTGCCGCTTCTCCACCTGCTTCAGCATGATAAACGCCCTTCCGGGGGTGTCGATCAGGCTGCGAACCTTGGCTTTTGCCTTGTCCAGCAGCACCTGGCCGTCCGCCACCAGTTCGTCCACGATCCCCTTTTGCAGGGCAACTTCCGGGCTGATCTGGCTGCCGGAAAACAGCAGCTCGCGGTAGTTTTTGTCGCTACCCAGCCCGAACTTCATGATCTCGGCCTCGCTGTTGCTCAAGGGGATGCCGATGTTGATCTCCGGCATGCCGATCCTGATCCTGGGGTTGTCGATGGCTATGCGGTAGTCCGCTGTCATGGCCACGATCAGCCCTGCAGCCATGGCATGGCCGTTGATGGCGGCCACCACCGGCTTTTTACAGGTGAACAGGTCGTACATCAGCGCCTCCCTGGTCTTGCTCCAGGTCAGGCACTCGTCCCGGTCCCTGAAGGAGATAAAGGTTCCCAGTTCGTAGCCGCTGGAGAAGATACGCCCCTGTCCCGACAGGATGATCCCCTTCACCCCGTCGTTGGCGTTGGCGCAGCCGATGACCTCGTGCAGCCCGTCCAGGACCTCGGGTGAGATGGCATTGTAGCCGTTGTTGTCGAAGGTGAAGCGGATGATCCCCTCATCGAATGACGTGTCGAAAGCCATGCTCTTGTCTCCTCCTGTTTCTGGTATGCTTGAGCCGGTCACCCCCCTGACCAGGGATGCGCTTTCCGTCGGAGCCTGCTATCGGAACGCGAGCGAGCCCGGCTGGTATAGTGATCTTCGCCGGCTTTTACTTCAAGTCTTTTTCATCAAACCTGCGCCCGCCCGACCACATCCCCATCACACGATTCCTTTGCCGTACCGGTTTTGTCCGGCTCCCGGGGGTGACCACCAATTTTGTCTGGCGCGAGACCGCAGTGAAGGAGGGGAATTGAGAAAACACCTGGGAACAATAAGGGTATTTTCGGGTATGTATATGGGTAATACCAGTTGTGTTTATGGGTGTTTTTGGGTATTGTTTCGGGTGGGAGTGTACACCTATGATCAGGGCCTCATCAGTCAGCATTACTAGCCAGGTACTGAACCTTATCGCCGAACTTGACGAATTCAAGGGGCGCTGGGACATGCTCGGCCGTCTGGCGCCGGACAAACTCACCTCGCTCAAGCGCGTGGCAACCATTGAATCCGTGGGATCATCAACCAGGATCGAGGGAGCCAGGCTGTCCGATCTTCAGGTAGAGGCGTTATTGGCGAATCTGGAAATGCGCTCGTTCCGTTCCCGTGACGAAGAGGAGGTTGCCGGTTACGCCGAGGCGATGAATACGATCCATGATTCATGGGAGCATATCCCCTTTACCGAGAATCATATCAAGCAGCTCCACGGCATTACCCTGAAGTACAGCAGCAAAGATACCGCCCACCGGGGGGAGTACAAGACTCTGTCTAATAACGTGGAGGCCTTTGATGCCGACGGCAGGAGCCTCGGCGTAATTTTCGAGACGGCATCCCCTTTCGACACACCGCGACTGATGGCGGAACTGGTCAGTGGAACCGTGACCGCCCTGCGGGAAAGAGAGCTGCACCCTCTGCTGGTGATCGGTGCATTTGTCGTCCATTTTCTGGCCATCCATCCATTCCAGGACGGCAATGGCCGCCTTTCCCGTGTCCTGACCACCCTGCTGCTCCTGCAGAGTGGCTACCGTCATGTGCCGTACAGTTCACTGGAGCGGATCGTGGAGGAAAACAAGGATGGTTATTACCGGGCGCTGCGGGCATCGCAGAAGCAGATCCGCAGTGAAAAAGAAATTCTGGATGACTGGCTGCACTTCTTCCTGACCAGCCTGAAAAAGCAGAAAGACGTCCTGCTTGGCAAGATCGAGCGCGAACAGTTGCTGGAGAAGCTGGCGCCGCTGGAGGAAAAGATACTGGCCATCGCCAGGGAGCGTGGCAGGATCACCATTGCCGATGCCGTAACTCTCCTGGCCGCCAATCGCAATACGGTCAAGCTGCATCTGCGCCAGCTGGTTCAGCGGGGATATCTGGAGCAGCATGGTACTGGCAAGGGGACGTGGTATTCGGTGGGGAGATAGGTTGGTTGAGACAACGAAGGCGGCCGATTGGCCGCCTTTATTGTCTGCGCAACTACGTAAATCCAACGAGTTATCTCTCTCGTATTTTTGTACATGGCGCAATCACATTAGCAGTTTCGTTAGCATAAAATGGGCTCCAATCAAAGCATAAAAATGTGTCTTATGACAAACTCTGAGGTGAAGCCGTTACAGTCTATTGGGTTTTGAATCGTTGGCGGCCAGCAACCCATCGCGAATTCCGATTAGCGCCAATCTTCAGTCATGGGCAATCGGACGTATTCTGTCATGGTCATGGTGTAAAGTGTCATGGAAAGATTCTAGAAGCAGGGGGGTTAGCTTATGCGCGCTGCTACGTATCTGCTACACCGGGACTCCGCCGAGTTACTCCTCCGTTTCTTGCTTTTTGTCGTCCAACACCAGGCTGACCGGCTTGACCGGTCGAGCCGTGAGTTGGACATCATCTTCAAATCTTCACTGCCTACTCACGCCTCCATGTCAGGTGGCAGGGGGGTCTGATACGCTCCTCTCATAGAAAAAATTTGTCGCGTAATTTTTGCCCCACCGGATCCAATTTTGCCAAGGCATACGACTTTCCGTCCTTCAGGTCGTGCAGGAATTGTCCGTACGAGAAGTGCTTGTATATCCGCAGCCGCTCCAGATCCGTGCCCATTTCCTCCTTGACCGTTGTTACGAACGGACGAAAAATACCTTCCTCGCTCAGTTCCTCGGTCCCGAGAATCCATAGCGGACACTGCAGGAGCTTTGCTAAGCGCACCGTGGCCCGGGCGATCTCCTGTTGAGTCTCCTTCAGGAGGTCGCCGGGCAGACACAGCTTCTTAAGGTCTGCTGTTGCCTTGGTATGGATGGGGGGTCTTGTTGAGGACTAGAACTCGGTCGCGGAAACTGTCGAGCTTGAGAAGCTCTTCGTGGAAATATTTAGCTATTTTCCCTGCTGACCCGAGGAGGTATTGTCCGGCAGCTTGTTCCTCTTTTCCAGGATTATCGGCGACGAGGATGTGCCGGATGTCCTGAGGAATTCGACCCAGATTCGTATTGAAGACGATGGGGCTTATAATATCGTGGCTGTAGTGAAGTTTCTCCAGCTCTTTAAGAACTTGGTCCCCATAGCGCAACCCCCAGTTGGTCATTGTATCTTTCAGTTCGGAGATCAGTTGCTGGTAGTTCCGTAGTACCTCAGGAGAATAGCCTGTATTTGGAGAAATCATGCTCATGGCCTCTTTCTACTAGTACTCAAAGCCGTTTAAAGACGAATAATCGCATCCGTTTTGGTGTTGTAAATCCAGGCTTCGCCATCGTATGTGTCCAAGTTAATCCAGGTCTCTCCACGAATCGGTTCAACATCGGGGCTGTGACCAAAGATTTGACGGACGAGCGGGGAAGGTAGTCGCTGTTCCCCTCCAGCATCGTGCCAAAAAATCCCGCCAAATTCCTGGTAGCCTCCACGACAGACAGGAATTTGGAACAGCGGGCCTTTCCCATATCGCGTCCCTCCTCGCAGGATGTCAGGATCTGCCACTACTAACTCACGCTCGAACTCCACGCACAGCCATTCGGCTATAGCTTCTGCACCCCCAGCGATAACACTTGTGGGAATTAGCTTTGCCAACTTGGGACTTACACCAGCGTGGGTACAGAGCCAACCATCGGCTGCATAAGCCGCAGCAAATTTGCTTCTGGCAGTTTGGTATCGGTCACGAAAGGCCATCTCGCTGAAGTTGCCGTAACACCGCCATGGCCGTTCTGGCAGGTAGGCCAAGTCATGGTTGCCCCACAGGAGAATAGTGGGCGAATTCAAGAGCAGATCTAGGCAGGCCACTTCCTCTTCAAACGTAAGCTTGTTCCGGCCCCTACTATCGACTATGTCTCCAAGACATACATGCTGCTCTTGAGGCTCATAGGCTAGGAATTTCTGCACATTGAGGATGCTGCCGTGAATATCACTTATGATAACTGCCATAGATATACCAGCTTCAGGAAGTTGATCGACGCTCTCATATCGGTTCGCTTACTTCTGCCAAGGCAATCCGCCGGGCACAGCTATTCCCGCCTCTGCGCATGACATTTCCATTTGCCGCTGGACCTCACGCGACATCTTATATTCCGCGAGAAGTTGTTGGACCTCTTCGGGACGAGCCACCTCGACCAGCACCGAGCACTGTTGCAGGTCCTTTTCCTTTTTCAGTTCCTTGTCCTTCCCAGTTCGACGCTGGGCGATGATAAGCTTATGCAGCATCAAAGCCTCAGGCGAAGGAATGGAAATACTAAAATCCTCGATGACGATAGTCACCGGCCGGACGAAAAGAAGATCAATGAAAGGTAGGGGCTGGGCCGCCACCTTCCAAGGCTGGACCAGGACCGATCCTTCTCCGCGGCCACCGCCTTTACGATGAGTTATAAATTCGACCTCGAATTCCCCATGAAGAAAGGTTTCAATGCCAGCATCGTAATCCTGGACCGGCGAATACCCCAATCGATCCAGAACTTCCGGGACGGTTTCAGGGGGCGCCGGAGGCACCCTCATGGCACCAATCACAGCAAAATCAATGTCGCCAGTCCTCAGACCGTACATTAGAGTGAAATGCTCCGCATATACCACCATCGGCCAACTGCCGATTAGAAGCCCATGCGTGAAAAAACCGATCCCCGAGAGTTCCCGGAGAAGGTCGGTTACGTCTTGCTCAAAGAAGGGACTCTTCTTAAATTGTATTTCCAAGCATTTACCCTTTCTGGAGGATGTGGTTAATTGTAGCCGCCCTCTTCCGACTGGCTTTCAGATCGTTCTGTAGCTTCTTTTTCCGCTCGAGCGCTGGTCGCAATTCCTCTGCTCGCTGGGCGGAAATGTGCTCAAACTTGACATGAGCGCCTTCCCTGTATTTTAGACAAAAATAGACATATACCTTGCCACCGCTCTTAACCTTCCGCTGACCGAGGCATCCCCTCGGGAGGTTTTCGAGTTCGGAAAAGATCTTCTCGATGACTCTGACGCACCGATCTCTCTCTGACTCCAACATCTTGAAAACACTGTTGTCTATGGCTCTGGCACGCATGGCCGCCTCCGTTTTTGTACCAACAGCTTACCATATAGATGTATCATGTGGTACAAATTTTTTGTACCAACAGGTATCTAATTTAGGGGCACATGTTGAGTCAAAATTTCCACAGATTTCAAGCGACAACGGCAGGACCTTGCTTGATGTGCACTTAACTTGCACGCCATCAATCCGGTCTTCACTTAGTTTTTATGTTGCATTATGTGATTTTGCTTCATATAATCACAGCGTGTTATAAAAAGGAGGATGTCCTAATGCAATCGATCCAGATCTCGTCCCTCAAAGATCTCGTCCCTCATGTCTCGCAATACATAGTTCCGCTCATTACAGAAGCGGTCGAAGTGTGCCTGCGAGCCCACGCTGATGACCCTTTCAACGATAATTGGACTTTCGGGACCCACCTTTGGAAGAACAGTTGGAACAGGATCAAGGCGACTTCTGAAATCGAGAACAACCCAATAATGACGCCTCTCAAGGGGAATGAATTCTGCTTTTCTATCGGGAACGCCACCATCCATCACCACCGGGTAGGCGGAGAAAGCCTGTTGCCAAGGTCAGCCAAGAAGGTCAAAGCTTTGGCCGATGAAGCCCAGTTGCCACTTTTCCCCCAAAAAAGAAGAGTCGCATTTGATAACGTGGTTCTCGGAATTGCCGCAGATGTGCAAATCGGCCTCAGTAAGATTTTTATCGGCAAGCTGGAAAAGGATGTAGCGTCTGACCGGTATTTTTGGTCTGAAACCGTTTCCCTTTTCAAGGCATCCGCAACGACGCTCGAAACACCTAACTATATATTTTTCGAAGAAGAGGCAGAGGCCATACCCGTCCTTATGTTGGAGCCAAAGGCCGTAGAGAGCGCTCAACCAGATGCATAAAACAACTGAAAGGACAACCGATGAGCATGCTCATAGACCCAGAAAGAATCACCTATGCTCGTGAGTTGAAAGGCTTTTCCAAAAAGGACTTAGCCCAGAAGGTGGATAAAACCCCGAGTGCCATTTCCCAAATAGAGAAGAGTATCATCAGGCCTGACACAGAGACGTTGATGCGGATTTCACTCGCGCTTTCCGTCCCCCCCAGTTTTTTCGCCAAAAAAGAAGGGAGGCGGTACATAAATCTGGGGCAGTGCCACTTCAGGTCCAAGAGATCTGTCAGCCAAGCTAAAAGAAAGCAAAGCGTCCGCATAGGCGACTTTTTCATCGAATTCGTCGATTTCCTTCAGCAACAAGGGATTGTCTTCCCCGAAGAGAAGTTGTCGGGATTCCAATCTTTCCAGCCCAAAAGCATGGAGGATATAGAGATAGTCGCAGCTGAATTGAGAAGGTCCTGGGGCATGAGCCTGGGTCCTATCCCAAACGTCACGAGGCTCCTAGAAAGCAAAGGCATTATAGTCACGCCCATCTACAATAGCTGCACTGAGGTGGACGCTTTTTCGGTATGGGCGGGAAAGCGCCCCTGGGTGATGCTCGCCCTAGGGAAGACTGCCAGCAGGGCTAGGTTTGATGCCGCGCATGAATTGGGGCACCTGGTCCTGCATGAGGAGCACACGCCAGGATGTTCGCTGACCGAAAACGAAGCGGACCGCTTTGCCGGGGCTTTTCTGGCTCCAAGGGACAGCTTTATCCTGGAATGCCCGAGGCGATGGGACTATGAGGCTTTTGAGAAGTTGAAACTCCGATGGAAGATGTCGATCCAGGCGTTGGTTTACCGGGCTTACAATCTGGGGGTCCTATCCCAACATTCGTTGAGAAAAGCCTTTATTTCGATATCGCAAAGCGGCCAGCGCAAGGATGAGGGCACAGAGTGGGCCAAGGAACAGCCTACGCTATTCAACCAAGCGTTGGAACTTATCTGCGACAAGGTGTCGTTGAACGAGATAGCTTCCAGTCTCTGTGTGTCCAAGGCGGATCTGATCGGCTATTTGAACGATGCGATATCTGAAGATTTGCTGGCTAGGCTTGATAAAAAGGGCGAGGACCAAAATGGGCAATTGGTCTTCTTGCGCGAAAGCTAGATGCACTCCACAAACACAAAAGCCACACGTTCGATGAGGAGTTTCTTTGATCTGCTCTCAGACTTGAGTTCCCATCCAAAGTCCCGATACGACGTCTGTACGACAACTTCAGGGGTATCATTTTTGATTTGAGCTGGCAGCGTAGGCGAATGTTCCGAATACGAGAAAAAGAAGGGAAATTATATAAGTCAGGAGTTTCTTTTTTCCTCTTTTATCATTGATCAACGGCTCAAGGGGTCTGCGGGGCTTCTCCGCAGCACCCCGTTGGTTGGGCACATTTATGTGCTGTATGGATCATCAGTTGTTGACCCACATGATGATTTCGGCAGGATGAAACTCTGCGCCTACGCACTCCACTATTGGGCGCGCGTTCAGGGCAGACATTAGATCTGACGATGGCACTCGCCCGCCGTGGCATTCAATGAACGCCTTTGGCGGAAACCCATTATGGTGATACTGAAACGCATGCGCAATGCCGTCTATCAGAGGTTCACATCGAGTTGCACGCATCAGCTGATGTTGGTGCCGGATAACGAGTACGCCGTCTATGTGAGGGTAACGCACTGCGCTACCTTGAGCGTCACGATGGAACGAATTTGGTGTAAGAAGACCTGACTCGGGGCTCGTAAGCGCCGCGATAGGCTCATTACTGAAGTCGTCCCATAGGATTGCAAGAACACGGAACGAGCCAGGTCGATAGTTTTCGTAGGCCGCAAACTTCTGCTCAGCCGAGATCAGGAAGTCTTTAACTGGGTTGTCTCGTGGCAAAGTTACGTTCTCGTATGGCAATCCACCCGACGGCAGGCGGATGCCAACTTGCCAGTCATTTTGTGCTCGAAGCCGCCCGTGCTGAATCAGACGCGGCGTTTTCACCTCGATCGCGCACCATTGGCCACTCACGCGCACTTCTAACTCCGGGTTCTTCTGTTGTCCAGCCGCAGGTTCGTGCGCGAATTGAGGATTTCCATCCTCGATATCTGCCCTCTCGCATAGGCCTGCGGTTACGTAGATTTCAGCAAGAATCGACAGAATTGCCTCGTATTGGTCCTCTCCTGTGTTCTCGATGGCTGAGATTCTTGATAACATTTCATTTGCGTAACCCGGAGTGATGGAATCGACTTTGTTGAGCGCGTCAATTAAGGCGGAGACGAACGGGAGGTCTATCCCCCGTGCCGAATTGTTCGAGAAGAAGCACAGCATGTGACGTGGGTATTCTGCAGGAATACGTTCTAGGAGTCTGTCGGGCTTAACGCATTCAGCCGTCATCTCCAGGGCGTTTTCAATTGGTTAACCTGCTGTATTTATTGAATAAGTCGTCAGCTTTAGCTTGCGTTTTCTTGGTGTATCCCGTATATTTGTCCGGTAATATCAACTGGTTAGGTATCGGGGTTGACTATGAAATCAAAGTTTATTGAAGTTGACCGGGAAACACCCTATCTGCTCCCGCCATCGCTGCAGGATTGGCTACCAGAAAAGCACTTGGCCCGGTTTGTGGTCGAAATTGTCGAACAGCTCGACCTGCGCTCTTTGAAAGCTACCTATGCCGGCCGAGGCTCGCAGCCCTATAACCCTGAGATGCTGGTAGCATTGTTGTTTTACGGTTATGCGACAGGCGTATTCTCCAGCCGGAAGCTTGAGCGCAGCACCTACGACTCCGTGGCATTCCGGTTCATAGCGGCAAACAGTCATCCTGACCACGATACCATTGCCACCTTCCGCCGGCGGTTTCTGCCGCAACTGAACAAGCTGTTTGCCCAGATTCTGCTGATCGCTCATCAGATGGAGGTGCTGAAACTGGGCAACGTTAGTTTGGATGGCAGCAAAATCAAGGCGAATGCCTCCAAGCACAAGGCGCTGAGCTATGAGCATGCCTGCAAGCTTGAAGAGCAGATCAAGGCTGAGGTTGGCGAACTGCTCAAAAAGGCCGAGGCAGCGGACCATGCCGATATTCCGGACGGCATGAACATCCCCGAAGAACTGGAACGTCGGGAAAAGCGTCTTTCCGCCATTGCCGCAGCCAAGGTCGAGATCAAAAAACGTGCCGCTGAGCGCCATGCTCGTGAACAGGCCGCTTATGAGAAGAAAGTCGCCGAACGGGCCAAGAAGGAGC
Protein-coding regions in this window:
- a CDS encoding enoyl-CoA hydratase/isomerase family protein; the encoded protein is MAFDTSFDEGIIRFTFDNNGYNAISPEVLDGLHEVIGCANANDGVKGIILSGQGRIFSSGYELGTFISFRDRDECLTWSKTREALMYDLFTCKKPVVAAINGHAMAAGLIVAMTADYRIAIDNPRIRIGMPEINIGIPLSNSEAEIMKFGLGSDKNYRELLFSGSQISPEVALQKGIVDELVADGQVLLDKAKAKVRSLIDTPGRAFIMLKQVEKRQVAEYIRKSAATFDWNAYADCFFHEAVVAEMKKIKASMK
- a CDS encoding Fic family protein — translated: MIRASSVSITSQVLNLIAELDEFKGRWDMLGRLAPDKLTSLKRVATIESVGSSTRIEGARLSDLQVEALLANLEMRSFRSRDEEEVAGYAEAMNTIHDSWEHIPFTENHIKQLHGITLKYSSKDTAHRGEYKTLSNNVEAFDADGRSLGVIFETASPFDTPRLMAELVSGTVTALRERELHPLLVIGAFVVHFLAIHPFQDGNGRLSRVLTTLLLLQSGYRHVPYSSLERIVEENKDGYYRALRASQKQIRSEKEILDDWLHFFLTSLKKQKDVLLGKIEREQLLEKLAPLEEKILAIARERGRITIADAVTLLAANRNTVKLHLRQLVQRGYLEQHGTGKGTWYSVGR
- a CDS encoding metallophosphoesterase, translating into MAVIISDIHGSILNVQKFLAYEPQEQHVCLGDIVDSRGRNKLTFEEEVACLDLLLNSPTILLWGNHDLAYLPERPWRCYGNFSEMAFRDRYQTARSKFAAAYAADGWLCTHAGVSPKLAKLIPTSVIAGGAEAIAEWLCVEFERELVVADPDILRGGTRYGKGPLFQIPVCRGGYQEFGGIFWHDAGGEQRLPSPLVRQIFGHSPDVEPIRGETWINLDTYDGEAWIYNTKTDAIIRL
- a CDS encoding nucleotidyltransferase family protein, whose product is MEIQFKKSPFFEQDVTDLLRELSGIGFFTHGLLIGSWPMVVYAEHFTLMYGLRTGDIDFAVIGAMRVPPAPPETVPEVLDRLGYSPVQDYDAGIETFLHGEFEVEFITHRKGGGRGEGSVLVQPWKVAAQPLPFIDLLFVRPVTIVIEDFSISIPSPEALMLHKLIIAQRRTGKDKELKKEKDLQQCSVLVEVARPEEVQQLLAEYKMSREVQRQMEMSCAEAGIAVPGGLPWQK
- a CDS encoding helix-turn-helix domain-containing protein; translation: MSMLIDPERITYARELKGFSKKDLAQKVDKTPSAISQIEKSIIRPDTETLMRISLALSVPPSFFAKKEGRRYINLGQCHFRSKRSVSQAKRKQSVRIGDFFIEFVDFLQQQGIVFPEEKLSGFQSFQPKSMEDIEIVAAELRRSWGMSLGPIPNVTRLLESKGIIVTPIYNSCTEVDAFSVWAGKRPWVMLALGKTASRARFDAAHELGHLVLHEEHTPGCSLTENEADRFAGAFLAPRDSFILECPRRWDYEAFEKLKLRWKMSIQALVYRAYNLGVLSQHSLRKAFISISQSGQRKDEGTEWAKEQPTLFNQALELICDKVSLNEIASSLCVSKADLIGYLNDAISEDLLARLDKKGEDQNGQLVFLRES
- a CDS encoding IS1182 family transposase translates to MKSKFIEVDRETPYLLPPSLQDWLPEKHLARFVVEIVEQLDLRSLKATYAGRGSQPYNPEMLVALLFYGYATGVFSSRKLERSTYDSVAFRFIAANSHPDHDTIATFRRRFLPQLNKLFAQILLIAHQMEVLKLGNVSLDGSKIKANASKHKALSYEHACKLEEQIKAEVGELLKKAEAADHADIPDGMNIPEELERREKRLSAIAAAKVEIKKRAAERHAREQAAYEKKVAERAKKEQATGKKAKGKEPKPPKSGPTAKDQVNLTDEESRIMPTSGGGFEQTYNAQAGVDTASKLIVSAHVTQNPNDKQELTPTLENLAALPEKLGKATDLVADSGYFSETNVTACEENGITPYIAVDRQSHNVPLMERFAEPPPLPEDADSVARMKHRLKTPSGKAIYAQRKVTSEPVFGIIKAVMGFRSFLLRGFEAVKGEWNLVCMAYNIKRLHVLAG